GCTGCAGCGAGCAAGGCCAACCTGGACCTTGGTTGACCTGGAGCTGTGGTCAGCACAAATGGCAGTCACCTGAGACACTCGAACACATGAGTTCTGCAGAACACAGCTTGGGAACCAGGGCCCAATCCTCTTGTTTTACATCCAAGGAAAAGGAGGTGCAGAGAGGGTCCAAGGCCTCACAGTGCGTTGGTGACCCACTGCTGGCTGCAACCCCTGGCTAGCCCTGCCCCATCCTCTGACcaggaggaagaaggagattCTAGGAtaagcagggagggagggggagctcCACTGAGCCCTGAGGGATGAGTACTGGCAACCAGGCCCAGCAACCTGGCTCACCTGGGACCACGGTCACCGCTCCCAGGCTTTGTCTCGCTGGGCCCAGTCGGACGTTTAATGATAGGGCAACTGTGGTCCCCTGACCAAGTCCCCtccccctttccttcttcctctgatgTCGAGAGCACACcaaggtggtggtggggggctCCATACTGAGATCTTGAGGCGATGCACTTAGCCCCCTCCCCAGAAGCTTCCTCTTGACAAGCACAGGTATGGTGTTCGGAGTGAGCCAGTGACCTCATTCCTGCCCCCAAACTTAGCACACACCTCAGAGTTGAACCAAAGGCCATCAGCTAGCTGGCTGAGctccagaatccagagggtgGAGGGACCCTTAGTTTCTACCCTAGTGGCCTCAGTATGGGAGATAAGGACAGAGCTCTGAGTGGCTTTAAAATTGCGTTTTCCCCCTGAAGCTGCACGTAAATAGGTTTTATAATGTTTTTCTTTGGGGCAGAAACAATGTCATGCCCGCCCTCACCCTCTTCCTGGCCTGCCCTCACCCATGCAGGCCCTCTGGCTGTCTGGGAGTTGGGAACTGGGAGCACGATGCCCTGTCATCCTGGGGGATGTCTTTGAGCAGAGATTTGGAGGGTTAGTGGGGGCGCGTCAACATGAACCACCAACCCGCATCTGCCAATGCAGCCTGGCACccgggaggggagggaggaggaagggagccGTGGCTGTGAGATGGTGGGCAGGGGGGATGTATGCAAGGCCCGTGGCCTAGTCACAGAGCTCTAACCTGTGGAGTTTTGGGAGGAGGGCACACAGAACCCAGAGCAAGGAGATGGGACACTCAGGTGACTggggccttagtttcttcatctctttGCAGGGACATGTTTCTCTCAAACCACTCCCCAAACTGTGAGTGGGCCAAGCAGCTGGCAggactctgctaactcagaaaaaaaaaaaaaaaaaaaacctcagagctGAGATCAAATCCCTGTCGGGAAGGGTGGAGGAGGGGCTCTGACCCGAGACCCATTACTTAAGCCTTCCCAAGGCACCAATGGGAGTGCCTGATCCTGGCCACACAAGGCCCGTTGGTGCATGGGGTACAGGGCTGATGAGGAAGTTCCAGGGCCAGGACAGCACCTGAGGCccaatggacagatggatggtggagcTGGCATGGAGCAGTGTTTAGTCTAGGCTGTGTGTGCTTGGTGTCTGTTCCCATCTCCAATAAAGTCTAGTGGTGACCTGTCTCTGCTCCCTGCTCTAAGCCCACTTGGCACCCACATGAGAGCCCAGGTCAGACTCCCTCATGTTCCCAGACTGCCTTCTCTCTTCCCCAGAAATTTTTACTACAGCATCCAAACAAACTTTCCTAGATAGTTTTCTACCCCCAGGACGGTCCAGGATCCTCTGGCTAAGCCAGCTCTGGGTTTTGTAAaggtagatggtgcccaggcCTGGCTGGCAGCCCAGGGGCCGCTCTGGCAGGTAGAAGTGAGGTCAGCCTTCTACACTAGCTGCACTGCAAGGGTTAATCCTCCTGAGGCTGGGCTTCTGGGATGCCCTATCTGTGCATCTGATCAGTCCGAGGGCAATAAACTGTCCCTGTGGGTCTCTCTTGTGACCAGGGCTGGAGTTCTGAGGAGTTAAGCCTTGTTATTAAGAACTAACAGTCCCTAATGGCTATTTATTCATAAAACCAATCTGAAGCTTAAGGACAAAACAATCCCCTGAGTTTATTTAATAGAATCCAATATTTATCAAGTGCAGTGTTGGAGGCCCTGTGCAGTGCCGGGGGGAAGAACCCATGACGAGTGTGTCATGAGCTCTGCCTGCCAGCAGTCTTGACGTCCTGGCCTCTGCTCCGCACCTGCATGGGGAGGGGCAGCTGGAGCCTCATCTTCACACCCAATCCTGCTGCGCAGAGAGGCCTCAGTCTGCACTACAAGAGATTCAGGaaccaaggtcagcagtttccgAGTCCAGGTTCAGAGAACATTAATCCCACTATCTCTTCCCCTCCATGACGTGCTCTCGGTCAAACAAGTGTGGAGAGCCACATGGGCAGACATGTGTTCACAGCTCTGTCGGGGAAAGAGCCGTGTGGCTGTTTCATCTGGCATCTACCAGACGCACTTGACCGTGACTGCTCTCCACATGGAATGTGTAGAGGTTAGAGACCCAGCCAGGGAGTGATGGACATTCGCACCACCACATCTCTCTGTCCTTCGCCAGGATCTGCTGCTGTGTGTGCAACATGTCACCAAACACTGCGCTCCTCACCCTGAGGCAGCCCCTTCCCTACATCTCCAGCCTCTGCCACTCTCCTACAGGCACTGGAAGTTTCCACTGGAATAAACCCGCTGCTCACACTGCATTCGTTCACTCCTGCTCTTTCCCCAGCTTCTCGGACTCCCTTCTCCTTCCACCCACCACCATGTTCAGCATTCTGCCTGCTCAGTGGCTCTGGAATCTGCCCCGTCTCCACCTCCATGACCAGCAGCCTCATCCAGGCCCCTCCTCTCTCACTTGGGTAGTTCCCCCTCTATCCTAACTGGTCCCCTGCTTCCATCTCAGGACCCCCTACTCTCCATCCCTATGTGACAGCAAGAAGGATCTTCTCAAGTAACTCTGACCTTGCTCTGCCCAAACCTCCCGGCCATCCAGTGTCCCTGGGTGAAGCCCACTCACACTCCACTCTGGGCACCTCCCTGGCTCTTGCCGCTGTGCCTCTGGGTGTTTAGACTTGCAACTCTTTCTGACTTACCCAAGAGGCAATTTCCACAGCTCTGCTGAGGAGGCTGACCAGGTCCCTCTGCCCTGCTGCCTGTTTTCCTCTGAGTTCCATATGGGCTTACAAGGGTCTGATGGGGCAGATACAGGACGCTTGTGATGGGGCCCTGAGCCAGCCCACTGGGACTCACGGAGGTGGCCACTGCCACCAGCACCCTCCCTGGCTCTACCTCTTCCAGGCCACACCCACCCTGGGGGGGGCAGTCCTCCCTTGCCCCCACCAGACCTTCCCCACATCAAATCCAGAGCTAATTGAAAAGATTCAGTAAACTCAGCCACATGGAGGTTGTTACAGCTGGCAGGGGCTACCCCTCTCAGGGGTGCCAGCATTTTAGCCACAATATATAATACAGCATGGTAAGAAATTGCCCAAGGCGGGAAGGGGTTCAGCCAGCACAACAGGAGCTCTAAGAAGGAATGGCAGTTGCTAAAAGACCCCAGAAGGCTGGTGCTTGCCATGAAGGGCTGTCTGGGCTCtgggtagcagcagcagcagtcacTGACCCATGTGCCCATGTGCCCACCCCTCTCTGCCTCCCTAGGCTTATTCAATCCTCACACTCCAATGACGTGGGCGCTGCTGTCACCCTGTCCACAGGTGGAGAAGCGCAGCTCAGAGTGTGGAGGGATGCGCCCAGAGTCATAGCAGGTACATGGCCAAGTAGCACAGCCAGACTGGGTCAACCCAACAAGCCCTGCCCTCAACACCAGGTCTTCGCTCTCTCACCTGGACAAGCAAAGGGACAGAACTTGACAGGCACAGGCTGCTGGTCAGCTTGGACATCCTGGGACTCACCCTGATGCGCCTCTGGAATGGCCACCACTGGACCCCCTCCCTCAAAGTGGCTTCCTGCACAGGTCTCAAGTCTTCCCTTGTGTTACCCTGATAACATGAAAGGCCTTTTTCCTGGAAGCTGGCCCTGAATGAATCCTGCCGCTCTGACTGACACAGCCTCGGCCACCCATGAATTTCCTGGAACCCAGGCCTATCCATCAGCTGCCACTGGAGACCCAGCATCTCAGGACGCACAAACAGTGGCACAGTTCTCATCTTCCCAGCTGCTCAATAGTGGCAGGTTCGTTCCCTGGGTGGGGGGCAGAGGCGTAGAAGATCCTAGGAAGTGCATTTGAAAACAATCTCTCAGGCCAGGTGCTCGGGTGGGGGGACACCTGACAAGCCCCTGGAATCAGAAAGTTTGGCACCAAATCAGGCATCTGTCTTGGTTCCAGGTACCCTTACCTGGAGGAGAATGGGAGTGGGTGGGGCTGATGTTGGGCTGAGGAATAGGTGAGGTACATGGTGGGGGGGCTCCTCATACTCACTCCTGAGGGGCCTTATGTTACTCAGCCCCCATTCCAAACCACACCTACCACTTGGGACTTTCTGTGGGCACTTCCAGAGCCACAGGCTTCAGTTCTGAATGGGGCACAGTGACCTGGGCCAGGGCTCTTTCCTCAACAGGGCCTTTTCTTGGAGCTTCTCTCCTGGGGGCAGTGGCCCACAGGGCTCGACCTCCTCACCTGCCTGCAGTCAGAGGAACCCTGCAGAACACAGGTTGGGAAGATCACTTTACATCCAAGGAAACTGAGATACAGAGAGGGCCCAAGGCCTTGCAGTGTAGTAGTGACCCACTGCTGGCTGCATCCCTGGCTAACCAATGTCAGTAGTAGCCCATGTCACAACCAACCAAAACTAACGAAGGCGATAAAATGACACcacccatcacacacacacatgcacacacacaatgcaCGTGTGTGCACATATGAACACACACTCATGCAATGTGCACATGCaatgcacacacacgtacacacacacacacacatatacacacgggGCTGAGAGAAAACTGGGAGGGAGCAGCAGGCACCTCAGAGGCAGCCCTTGCAACTGTGACAGGAGCCGGTTCTGGCCAGCCTGGCTCTGGTATTCCCTCTGCTTGGCAGACAGGTGTACCCTCTGCCCACATTCTGCCCAAGCTGGCCTCTCGCTCTCCAAAAAAGACGCCAGAGTACAACCCAAGGAAGGAGCCCAAAATCAACCCATGGCTGCCTGTCCTTTTCTTGACCCTGCTCTCTCCAGACAGAGGCATGGGGGAAACTGCTGGGGACAAGAAACGTGCTCACACTTTGTCAGGAGAGGGCGTCAGGCCTGCTGCTGCTCTGCCAGGTGCTCTAGCCCTCCGAACCTCCGTTTCCCCcaaatgggggggggggagaagaGAAAATCTAGCCTGAGCAGGAGAGATGGGTGTCCTCGAGGCTCCCTGTGTCCCAGGCTGAGGCCCTGAGGTGTGATTTTCCAAACCCTCCCTACAGAGCTTTGGTGACAGGTCAGCTGGGTAAGCCCCCCGGGGAAAATCCTGTCTTAGTCCGTGGCCTGGTATGTGCAGCTGCCCTCAGACAATCCCAGGGTGGCGGCAGCCTCACAGCACCTGCTCACATGGCCCTGCTGTGTGGAGGAAAATATAGGTCAGAGGAGAAGCGGGGAAGAAATGCAGAGGCTGGGGTCACAAACTGGTGTCACTCCAGCTGGGCGTCCGCCATCTTGGTACCTCCTGCTGGTCTCCCCACAGGTGCTCCTCAGACACCACAGGGGGCCACCCAGGGCACAGGCCCAGCAGGACACCAGGCTGacaggaggaggggagggggctggggaTGCCTCCTGGGCCAACCACCACCCAGGGCTCCCGCTTGCCCCTGCACTGGGGCCCCTCACCCTCCCATCCCTGCCGTCTGCTGAGGCCCCTCTGCCTGGAGGGGGCCCAAGGGGCGCTCCTGTTATCACACACAAGCAGGAGGAGGACACATCTATGCAAGAAACAAATCATGGGCCAAGCACCCCAAAACCTCTGCAGGATGCGTGGTCCGTGGCCCTGCCATGGGCTGTCAGCAGAGCTGGAGTGGATTCCACAGGCAGCTTCCACAGAGTGGTCCCCAATGACAGTTACGGGGTCCACAACTCAGGCCCCTCAAGCCCCATACTCCTCTGTAGAGATGCAGAGCAGATAAAGATATGCATCACTCCCCACCCTGGCCAGTGAACTCACCTGGGAGTAACTACCTGGGACAAGACATGATGTGTTTGTCAAAAGCCACAGACTGTACAACACAGTGaatcctaatgtaaactatggggTCTAGTTAATAATGATGTGTCAGTATTGGTTCATTAACTGTAACAAACATACCACCAAGGGAAGGTGTTAACAACAGGAGAAATAGTGTGAATGGTAAACGCTGGTGTCCTCCGCTACGGGTTCCCGCCTGGGGAGAGCTGGGAGCCAATAATCATCACAACCTTTACCACGCTCTTCCGGTGCTCCAGCACCAGACTAATGACAGCCTTGTCTCCTGACCTATCTCAGCCCAGCGAGGTGAATGCCGTCACTCCCCGGCTGAGGTCCGGAAACACAAAGGCACTGCCAGCTGGCTGAACACTGAGGGGAGAATATTCATTCTCTAGTCTGTCCTTTCCCAAATGGGCATCAGGCACTGAGCTGGGCACGGGGGATGCCATGGTGAGGAAGACAGAGCAAACGGACTTGCTGATGGTGAGGCCATGGGCTCAAGACAGAGATGGCCTTGCTCCAGCAAACAGCCCTGTGCCCCGCTCCCACACACAGTGGATGTCCGCTCTCTCTCCAGAGCCCAAGCCTTACACACCTCCTGCCCAGgtctttgaacatctgcaaggGAACATTTGAGGATGATAACATCAGCTCTCACAGAAGCACGTGTCCCACTGCTGGGGGCAGCCACTCAGTGACACGTGCCTCTCGTGGATCCTGAGCAGATGAAATATGGCCCCAAACAACAACTCTTCAACTTACTAAAAAGTGAGTGGCACAGCTGCATTCATAATTGCCCAAGACacgaagcaaccaaggtgtcctccaataggtgaatggataaactgtggtacattcatGTAATGGAGTATTAGCCAGTGATGAAAAGAAATAAGCTACCAAGCCCTGAACCTTAAATACATATCacgaagtgaaagaagccagtctgaaaaggctacatactgtatgattccaactacatGTAGTCCTCGACTTACGACGTATTCAAGTTACAACGAACCACACGACCATCTTTTGTTTTTGGCACATCTTTAGAAACATGTACGACATACAATGTTGTCGTGCataatttgctgtttttttttttttttttttatcattctcaGGTGTTCACTTGCAGAcgttcaaagatcagatttatagatAATGATAATGCAAattgaaaactaaaaaataaagaggtattcgacttatgtcagaaccaacttataacacagtcattggaacagaacttGTCATAAGCGGGGGCTACCTGTGTATGACATCCTGgagaaggcaaaactatagagacagtaaaacGATCAGAGGTTGCCGGGAGTTAGCAGGTGAGGATGCGCATAGGTGTAGCCAGGGGCATTTTGGGGGCAATGAAACTATCATGGATGATACTGTAATGTGGACATgagacattatgcatttgtcaaaatccacaGAACTGTATAACACAGAGTGAGTCCTAacgtaaactatggactttagttaataatgacGTGTCAGTAACAGTTCATCAATGGTAACAAACGTATCACTagtgcaagatgttaataacaggacGTACTGTGTGCAGGGGGATTAGGAGGCTATGGGAGTGCTCTGAACTAGCTGCttattttctgtaaacctaaaattgctctaaaaaaatagtctactaactaaaaaaaaaaagtgaatggactacCACTGGCTTCACAGGTATCAACTCAGACCATGAGAGTGGTCACGCTAGCTGGGCAGGAGGTGTGTAAGGTGtgggcagcctctctggagagtGAGGCTGACCCAGCAAAGGCAGGCTCATTAGGATCATTAAAGGTGGGCATCGATGCCTCCTCCAAGGGACTCAAGGGCCCAGGGGCTGCAATTCACAGTTAAGGGTGCTGCCAATCTTCTCCAAATGAGGCAGCCCGCTGGGCAAAGGGCAGCCCCACATGTCCCTCTCATCATACCATATCCTGTTTGTGCTGCGTCTTTTATCAACCCAATCAGCACTGCCCCCTCCTTCACCACCAGCTCCCCAATGGAATCCCAGGGTCTGGAATGTGCAGCAATCAGGACACACAAGTGGCAAGTATACTCAGGAGGCCTATTTAAAGCAGGGAGAACCCAGGAGCCACATTTCCTGGACGAGAACACAGAGCAGCTCCACCCAGCCCAGCTGAGTCCAAAGATCCACCATCTCACCTGGAGAGGCCAGTAGCATGGTGAGTACAGCCACCCAGTCCCCAGTGGGAACCCTGGCTCCAGCCTTTGTCCAGATCAGGAGCGGGACACGGCCAGTCAGAGggttcacagatccacagggctGGGGAGGTCCAAAGAGATAGCGACCAGTCCCTTATCTTGCCAACTGCCCGGAGCAGTGCAGATTGGCTCAAGGTACCCGCCAGGGCTGGAACCCTGGTCCTGTGCTTTTCCTTCCACATTGTGGACTTTGGGATCTGAAGCCCTGACTTGTGCTGGGGCCTGATTTTCAGTGGTGAGTGTCCTTAGCTTCTTTTAGATTCTCAAAGGGGCCCATGACCCCTCCAAAAGGGGAAGCCTGTTCCTACTAGCCTttctcaagaaccagaggccagccCTGGAGTGGATTCATCCACCAGGGTGGAACACTCCCCAGTCCAAGTGAAGTGCTTTCCATGGGGAGGAAGGGGTGACTCCCCCCAACAGAAAGCTACCTTTTGAGAAGCCCAGTCCCTCACTCCGCCCAGGTCCTGTGGAAAGGCTTTCCCCACAGCGGGCATCCTGGGGACCAGAGGGGCTTAGAAGGGCTGTGTTTGGGTAGAGACAAGGgctgcttttattatttttttaaagctttctgGCTGAACTCACTTCTTTGAAAGGTTTTCAAGGGAACCGTTTCTGGAAATAGCTCTGGGGAGCCCTGTGCTATCTTCTTCAGAACTGGCTCTCTTTATTACAGCCTCAGTTTTACTCCTCAGAGGATGAGCCAGCTCCCATCTACTCCCTGGTCATTACCAAAAAGGCTTCTTTTGCAAGGGAAGGCAGCAATTACTGCCGAGGCAGGGGCACTCTGGGAAGCTCTATTTCTGTTTCAGAACCCCTAGGGCTGCCACACATGGTATAAGGTAGCGGTTTAGAGCAGCATCCTGGAGCCAAGCCCAGTCAGGTCTGGCCTTGAATTCCAGCTCTGTCACTTTAAAGCTGtgagatcttgggcaagtcacctgcCCGTCTTTGATCCAGATTCCTCCtctgtaaaccaaaaacccaaaccaaacccgttccatcgagtagattctgactcatagcaaccctatatgacagagtagtactgccccataggggtttcaaggctgtatgtaaatctttacggaagcagactgctacatctttaaGGCTGGtgggtcttttggttagcagctgagtgctttaaccactgcaccactagggctcctctcttttgtaaagtggggataaaatACTCCCTTCTGTAGGATTTTGCAAACGTTGCATCAGATATGTACAGAAAGCATTTCGCACAAATCTGGTGTGCCAAGAATCCCTCCCCACTAGAATCACGAATACCAGCCCctccacttcctagctgtgtgacctgggcagAATCTCAGCCTTTCTCTCAGTTTTCTTGCCTGAAAAATGGGAATAAGAGTACCTATGAATTAGGTTTGTTGTGAAGGAGTGCAGTCACGCATGTCAAATTTGGGTccactccccctccccctcccccgtgcTCCCATGCTCCCCCCTGCCCCGTGCACATCTCTGTGAGTTAGGTCAGAACCACTAACTCTGTTTCCTGTGGTCAGGAGCAACTTGTTTCCACGTTAGAGACATTAGCAGAGTGTCCCAGCAAAACAGCTTAGCTAGACCTATTTATTACCAAGTTGAAAACTAAGAGAGATTGATGCTTTTAACTTTCTATCTAATGCCTCTGAGATGATACGGCCCAAGAgtcaataattataataaaaggaaaatgaatcCAGATTCGCTCGGCTTTCCCAGGAGCAGCCTGCGCACGGCTGTAAGCCATTCCGGCAGCTGTGGTATTATAGGGCTAAGCTGCCACGGCAGCCAAATCCCGGGGATTTCAGGAGAGTGAGAACCAGCCTAATTGGTGCAATCAGCTGCTGAGCCTGCTAAGAAAATAAAGGCCTGGTCCCAACCTAGAGACACTTCCTAATGCTCGCTGGAAGTCAGGCTCAGCGGAGTCACTGGCTTACGCCTCAATGGCTGCCCAAGTCTGGGGAAGTGCTGTTGACCAGCTGTTGTACATGGCCCACGTGTACAGCCTGTAACCTCCTCTCCTTTCTCCCTCTGGGTCAGATGATGCACCCTTACCCCCTGTCCTACCTCCTCCTCCTGCCGCTGGGAGTCTGCTTTCCTCTAGCAGACAGAGAAGAGTCTGGAGACACCCTGGGTGGCATCAGAGCCAAGACGAGCTGGGCTCACCTGGCCCAGTGGCACCGACCTAACTTTCGGTGGGGCTCCTCTTGGCAGCCAAGAGCTCCCCAGCCGCTGGCCCTGCTTGTCGTAGCTAAGGAGCTGCAAACGTCCGGCAAAGAACGTGCGGGCTTCAGGTTCCGGTTCGGCAGGCAAGATGATGGCGACGAGGCCACCAGGTTCCTCCCAGCAGATGGCGAGAAGACCAGTGGGCCACTGGGAAGCCTGGCTGAGGAGCTCACTGGCTACAGTAGGAAGAAAGGTGGCTTCAGCTTCCGCTTCGGCCGGCGGTGAAGGGACCGTGGCATGCTGGAAAGGGTGCCTCCTCGGACCCTCACCCATCTGATCTCACTCCAGTGTTCTCAAGGTTCAAAGACCAAAACATTGAGAAGACTTCAGTATTATTATCACAAGTCATCAGCAGTAGATTTGGTTAGGCGGGTGCTTACTTTTGATTTCCAACTTTGCtgaagcaaaaagacaaaaagcagATGGCATCACAAAGGTGACTAAAAGGAAGCGCTGTCCTGTTTAAGATAAAATGCCACCTTTGTTCCAGTTCGCCCGTGAAGTCTGTTGTCTTGCCtctgcctcctccctcccctaGTGGTCTGATTCTGAGAGTAGTCCCCTGGCCCCAGCGGCAGGGAGCTGAGGATGCTGCTCAGCAATGAATAGGAATAGGCAGGGCTGGCTGTGCTGGCTCCACGTTGAAGGTAGGCGGACTGAGTGATTATAGTGGGGTAATTCAAGTTTTGACAGTCTCCACAGGGACGTCTGTAGCCGACATCCTCAATGCAACTGTGAGTGAGTACATTCCACTGGGTACAGAGTACGGTTCTGAAcaatacaaatgaaaaaaaaaaaaaaaaatcctgttctcCATCCCATTAATGCAAGGTCCCTCTAGCAAGAAAGCACAGCTCTGGTGTCGAGATACCACTCTGACCAGGCTGCCCATCCCTGTCTGATAACCATCCTTCTCTGGGCTATGGTGTCTGCCAAGCCCAAAGTCCCCTGGGAGATGAACTAGGCGGGAATACATTTTTTGCTACAGCGAGGTTGCATTTCATATGTTCAAAACATGAATGTGTTGTGTGTGTCTTTTGAAATAAAAGTTGTAATAACTGCAAAACCATAATGGGAAGTTCAACTGACTTAACCACAGGTCTTCAGAGCCCTAGGAACTTCATTTTCCCGAGCTGCAAATGCCTTAACTTTGGGGAGATGGAAATTGGGCTGCATATA
This DNA window, taken from Loxodonta africana isolate mLoxAfr1 chromosome 9, mLoxAfr1.hap2, whole genome shotgun sequence, encodes the following:
- the QRFP gene encoding orexigenic neuropeptide QRFP, which translates into the protein MMHPYPLSYLLLLPLGVCFPLADREESGDTLGGIRAKTSWAHLAQWHRPNFRWGSSWQPRAPQPLALLVVAKELQTSGKERAGFRFRFGRQDDGDEATRFLPADGEKTSGPLGSLAEELTGYSRKKGGFSFRFGRR